A genomic stretch from Ictalurus punctatus breed USDA103 chromosome 2, Coco_2.0, whole genome shotgun sequence includes:
- the si:ch73-257c13.2 gene encoding putative nuclease HARBI1, which translates to MALETCIAFLLADELDAEEYAHLKKPLTTRGIRGGDDDDDDDDEDDDDDDDDDEDKRSYFSATVPSLSVLDFQKCFQLTQPQVEELVNLLSPCEWTTLKLEGWTVMHAVLASLWTLSTLEAHSSVAARFHTSESLIRLHLNDFCTLITNNFADRIRWPKWKEAETSVAGFLTNIGLPGTVCVLGSCSIPIDRPSDVPDPEVYRDSVENAYSVTLLAFCNHQGCFTFVNAEHPGNWHNSRVLLETEVGKALQEDPLNLLHGKHVIGDGTFPLSEHLLTPFPDYGMLGEKKLRYNLRVQAALRVVRGSLSSLRCRFQRLRCLEVNSVSQTHLAVRTCCILYNMYLETDNAATAEGLEEQVTDQPPFHKLPHGHSGSLGGISKRQDIAASLGRKSKKR; encoded by the exons ATGGCGCTGGAGACGTGTATAGCTTTTTTATTAGCAGATGAGTTAGACGCTGAAGAATACGCCCACTTAAAAAAGCCTCTCACAACACGAGGAATTAG AGGaggtgatgatgacgatgatgacgatgatgaagatgatgacgatgatgacgatgacgatgaaGACAAAAGGAGCTACTTCAGTGCTACAGTTCCCAGCCTCTCTGTCCTGGATTTCCAGAAATGCTTTCAGCTCACACAACCCCAAGTTGAA GAGTTGGTAAACTTGTTGTCACCTTGCGAATGGACGACTCTTAAACTTGAAGGATGGACTGTGATGCATGCGGTGCTTGCCAGTCTATGGACTCTTTCCACTCTGGAGGCTCACAGCAGCGTCGCAGCCCGTTTTCACACCAGCGAGTCTCTAATTCGCCTCCACCTGAATGATTTCTGCACCTTGATTACAAACAACTTTGCCGATCGTATCCGCTGGCCCAAGTGGAAAGAAGCCGAAACTTCTGTGGCCGGATTCTTAACTAACATCGGTCTTCCTGGTACCGTTTGTGTGCTCGGTTCCTGCTCGATTCCCATTGACAGGCCTTCTGACGTGCCAGATCCAGAGGTATATCGGGACTCTGTAGAAAACGCATACTCTGTAACTCTCTTGGCTTTCTGCAACCATCAGGGTTGCTTCACTTTTGTAAACGCAGAGCACCCAGGAAACTGGCATAACTCCAGAGTCCTTCTAGAGACCGAAGTTGGAAAAGCTTTGCAAGAGGATCCGCTGAACCTGCTACATGGCAAGCATGTAATAGGAGACGGCACCTTCCCGCTGTCCGAACATCTTCTCACGCCGTTTCCAGACTACGGGATGCTAGGAGAGAAGAAGCTGCGTTACAATTTAAGAGTTCAGGCGGCTCTTCGGGTGGTCCGAGGATCCTTAAGTAGTCTGAGATGCAGGTTTCAGCGGCTGAGGTGTTTGGAAGTGAATTCTGTAAGCCAAACCCATCTGGCTGTGAGGACTTGCTGTATCTTATATAACATGTATTTAGAGACTGATAATGCTGCTACAGCTGAAGGTTTAGAAGAACAGGTGACTGATCAGCCACCTTTTCACAAACTCCCCCATGGCCACTCGGGCAGTCTTGGTGGAATCTCTAAAAGACAGGACATCGCCGCTTCACTTGGACGAAAGAGTAAAAAAAGGTGA